In Chrysemys picta bellii isolate R12L10 chromosome 3, ASM1138683v2, whole genome shotgun sequence, a single genomic region encodes these proteins:
- the TBCC gene encoding tubulin-specific chaperone C — protein sequence MSRPLSERRSSGTGEKMEAAAAERGPAASGGGVAPLGPRAVAVPERLQRREAERQREAERRRQEKAAQAVQEEQSGFFVAAFSRERAAIEALLGPGPGQAEEEEAAGRPESLEEAAARLQGLQKLLTDSVRFLAPYEVRQAQEALSRLQGALTAKRQQLQPKKRFAFRARRKEAESAPPAAPAGQLPAESVPPRAPAGQLPAEGEGSGPPLCGFSQAEAQTLELGPSELLQRDVLLADLSDCRVLLRGNPNTLRVRDCRGCTVLCGPVSTSVLVDGCSDCLLVLACQQLRTHRTRDTRIYVQVTSRAIVEDCRGVRFAPYTWSYPGIEGDYESSGLDRGRNNWNLVDDFDWLARDEPSPNWSVIPEQDRITQWD from the coding sequence ATGAGCAGGCCGCTTAGTGAGAGGCGGAGCAGCGGGACGGGGGAGAAGATGGAGGCAGCGGCTGCAGAGCGGGGTCCGGCAGCTTCTGGCGGCGGCGTTGCCCCACTGGGGCCGCGGGCTGTGGCGGTGCCGGAGCGGCTGCAGCGGCGGGAGGCGGAgcggcagcgggaagcggagcggcggcggcagGAGAAGGCGGCCCAGGcggtgcaggaggagcagagcggGTTCTTCGTGGCCGCCTTCTCCCGGGAGCGGGCGGCCATCgaggcgctgctggggcccggcCCGGGccaggcggaggaggaggaggcggcgggcCGGCCCGAGTCGCTGGAGGAGGCGGCTGCCCGGCTGCAAGGGCTGCAGAAGCTCCTCACCGACAGCGTCCGCTTCCTGGCGCCGTACGAGGTGCGGCAGGCGCAGGAGGCGCTGAGCCGGCTCCAAGGGGCCCTGACGGCCAAgcgccagcagctgcagcccaagaAGCGATTCGCCTTCCGGGCCCGCAGGAAGGAGGCGGAGTccgccccgcctgccgccccggCCGGCCAGCTGCCCGCGGAGTCCGTCCCGCCGCGAGCCCCAGCCGGCCAGCTGCCCGCGGAGGGCGAAGGGAGCGGCCCCCCGCTGTGCGGCTTCAGCCAGGCCGAGGCCCAGACACTGGAGCTCGGCCCCTCGGAGCTGCTGCAGCGCGatgtgctcctggccgacctgaGCGACTGCCGCGTGCTGCTCCGCGGCAACCCCAACACGCTCCGGGTACGGGACTGCCGGGGCTGCACCGTGCTCTGTGGGCCCGTCTCCACCTCGGTGCTGGTGGACGGGTGTAGTGACTGCCTCCTGGTCCTGGCTTGCCAGCAGCTCCGCACCCACCGCACCCGGGACACCCGGATCTACGTGCAGGTGACCAGCCGGGCTATCGTGGAGGACTGCCGTGGCGTCCGCTTCGCCCCCTACACCTGGAGCTACCCAGGCATCGAGGGCGACTACGAGTCCTCCGGGCTGGACAGAGGCAGGAACAACTGGAACCTGGTGGATGACTTTGACTGGCTGGCCCGGGATGAGCCCTCGCCCAACTGGAGCGTGATCCCTGAGCAGGACAGAATCACCCAGTGGGACTGA